Proteins encoded together in one Priestia filamentosa window:
- a CDS encoding MFS transporter, translating into MSQTNKITNKKEVILFFIISLLFFVTITAFDPFISSYAKDLGFDSVVIGSIIGISGIVALFTRLPLGVFSDMLHKRRLFIQFGLLITIVMWTLAFLIPNATTLYLGKISDGLTGSTWVIYNVMFASYFGIREAAKAVAILGVASPLGSILGTTIGGIVANSYGYRYSFLVAVIAAILAFVLTFFTKDLSVKSIKVKYDKKILVEQITDKKIWVISILATIALMVTIGTRDTFTPLVANDLGANPLMIGMLANTHLIIYGLAAALCGGFFYKKLGLVNTAILGAILQGIIIIFIPYAKSLTVLFLLQAVQGFGYGLIFTVVTSWAVENIPEIKQSTRMGLFQSLYSAGMFLGPVLIGILIEMFSRSTGFLIMGALSIVSTIFIKTSIKSTKENISNEQSSSVKTTF; encoded by the coding sequence GTGAGCCAAACTAATAAAATTACTAACAAAAAAGAGGTTATTTTATTCTTTATTATTAGCTTGTTGTTCTTTGTTACTATTACGGCATTCGATCCATTTATCTCCTCCTATGCTAAAGATCTCGGTTTTGATTCAGTTGTAATTGGTAGTATTATTGGAATTTCAGGAATTGTTGCCCTTTTTACCCGACTTCCACTGGGAGTATTTTCAGATATGTTGCATAAACGAAGGTTATTTATTCAATTCGGATTGCTTATCACTATTGTCATGTGGACGCTAGCCTTTTTAATACCTAATGCAACAACCCTATATCTCGGGAAAATTTCAGACGGGTTAACGGGTTCTACATGGGTTATTTACAATGTTATGTTCGCTTCCTATTTTGGTATAAGGGAAGCTGCAAAAGCTGTAGCAATCTTAGGCGTTGCGTCGCCACTTGGCTCAATACTTGGAACAACAATTGGTGGAATAGTGGCCAATAGTTATGGTTATCGGTATAGCTTTTTAGTAGCTGTTATCGCTGCTATTCTTGCGTTTGTTTTAACATTTTTTACAAAAGATCTAAGTGTTAAAAGTATTAAAGTGAAATACGATAAGAAAATACTTGTGGAACAAATTACAGACAAGAAAATATGGGTCATTTCTATTTTAGCAACAATTGCATTGATGGTTACAATTGGGACAAGAGATACGTTTACTCCTTTAGTTGCAAATGATTTAGGTGCAAATCCCCTAATGATTGGTATGTTAGCAAATACGCACCTCATTATATATGGTTTAGCTGCAGCATTATGTGGAGGCTTTTTTTATAAGAAGCTCGGTTTGGTGAATACAGCGATCTTGGGGGCAATTTTACAAGGGATTATTATTATCTTTATCCCTTATGCTAAAAGTTTAACGGTGCTTTTTCTCTTACAAGCCGTTCAAGGTTTTGGATATGGTTTAATATTTACAGTGGTCACTTCCTGGGCTGTTGAAAATATACCTGAAATTAAACAATCCACCAGAATGGGGTTGTTTCAAAGCTTATATTCTGCTGGAATGTTTTTGGGGCCAGTTCTTATTGGAATCTTAATTGAAATGTTTTCGAGATCCACAGGATTCCTAATCATGGGAGCCTTGTCAATTGTATCTACAATTTTTATTAAAACCTCTATTAAATCTACAAAAGAGAATATTTCTAATGAACAAAGTTCTAGTGTAAAAACTACTTTTTAG
- the hisD gene encoding histidinol dehydrogenase gives MEYIKKAEGYEQTTSNEVEQTVKSIIATVKSDGDVAVQEYEKKFGNSNRPVRVSEEEIEASISTLPKEVKVLIDRVVERVSEFAKAQLNCLTPFEKDFGEGIKMGHRIVPIEKIGAYVPGGRFPLLSSGPMVVAPAKVAGAKQIVACSPANYEGGIHPAVLYGLVRSGATDIFAIGGAQAIAAMAYGTESIPEVDVIAGPGNRFVAEAKRQVFGKVGIDLIAGPSEVMVFADDSASPKKIAADLLAQAEHDPYARAVLVTTSQTIAETTLQEVENFLVSFSPSSPAHESWKTRGEVIYASTLQEGLDICNDYAIEHLHLHIQNSRNLMDKLYNYGSLFLDEGSSVVFSDKVSGTNHTLPTQKAARYTGGLWVGSYVKVLTHQEITGEGIQFLASHAEDQSGIEGLEGHKLSATVRIK, from the coding sequence ATGGAGTATATAAAGAAAGCAGAAGGATATGAACAAACTACTTCAAATGAAGTAGAACAAACGGTAAAGTCCATTATTGCAACTGTAAAATCAGACGGCGACGTTGCTGTACAGGAATATGAAAAAAAGTTCGGTAACTCTAATCGTCCGGTTCGAGTTAGTGAAGAAGAAATTGAAGCTTCTATAAGCACACTACCTAAAGAAGTAAAAGTACTAATTGATCGCGTCGTAGAACGAGTATCTGAATTTGCTAAAGCCCAGTTGAATTGTTTGACTCCATTTGAAAAGGACTTTGGTGAGGGTATCAAAATGGGTCACCGAATCGTCCCAATTGAAAAAATTGGAGCTTATGTACCAGGAGGGAGATTTCCCTTATTATCATCAGGACCTATGGTCGTTGCCCCAGCAAAGGTAGCTGGAGCAAAACAAATTGTTGCTTGTAGCCCGGCAAATTATGAGGGTGGCATTCATCCAGCAGTATTATATGGCTTAGTTCGATCGGGTGCTACAGATATTTTTGCAATTGGGGGAGCTCAAGCAATTGCTGCCATGGCATACGGGACTGAGTCTATTCCTGAAGTAGATGTTATTGCGGGACCAGGAAATAGGTTCGTAGCAGAAGCAAAACGTCAAGTGTTTGGAAAAGTGGGTATTGATCTCATCGCTGGACCTAGCGAAGTGATGGTTTTTGCTGACGATTCGGCATCACCAAAGAAGATTGCTGCTGATTTACTTGCTCAAGCAGAACACGATCCATATGCGCGTGCAGTTCTTGTGACAACTTCCCAAACTATTGCTGAGACCACTCTACAAGAGGTGGAAAACTTTTTAGTATCCTTCTCACCTTCCTCTCCTGCACACGAGTCATGGAAAACAAGAGGAGAAGTTATTTACGCATCTACGTTACAAGAAGGACTGGATATTTGTAATGATTATGCTATTGAACACCTTCATTTACATATCCAAAATAGCCGTAATTTGATGGATAAGCTATACAATTACGGATCGTTGTTTCTCGATGAGGGCAGCTCCGTTGTTTTCTCTGATAAGGTTTCTGGAACAAATCATACGCTCCCAACTCAAAAAGCAGCAAGATATACGGGAGGATTATGGGTGGGAAGTTATGTGAAGGTTTTGACCCACCAGGAGATTACAGGTGAAGGAATTCAATTTCTAGCATCCCATGCGGAAGATCAATCTGGAATTGAAGGATTAGAAGGCCATAAATTATCCGCGACAGTTAGAATAAAATAA